The Nitrospirota bacterium genome contains a region encoding:
- a CDS encoding RNA-binding protein, whose amino-acid sequence MGKRVLYVGGLPDKVSDCELRGLFASYGLVARAYVVRFKHTGKSAGYGFVEMGSGEQAVSAVSALEGTEWEGHLLRLYVTPYANQPA is encoded by the coding sequence ATGGGGAAGCGGGTTCTATACGTGGGAGGGCTCCCGGACAAGGTTTCGGACTGTGAGCTACGCGGGCTCTTCGCCTCCTATGGCCTGGTTGCCAGAGCCTACGTCGTCCGGTTCAAACATACGGGCAAGTCAGCCGGATACGGATTCGTCGAAATGGGATCCGGCGAACAGGCCGTAAGCGCCGTGAGCGCTCTTGAAGGCACCGAATGGGAGGGCCACCTCCTCAGGCTCTATGTGACGCCCTACGCGAACCAGCCTGCCTGA
- a CDS encoding RNA-binding protein produces MGSKLYVGGLPYAATESQLTTLFAAHGTVESARVITDKFTGQSRGFGFVEMATQEEAKAAIAALNGSQMDGRPLTVNEAKPQEPRTGGGGGGGGRFGSGGGGGGGDRGGRSRF; encoded by the coding sequence ATGGGTTCAAAACTTTATGTCGGCGGGTTGCCCTATGCGGCAACTGAATCACAGCTCACCACCCTCTTTGCCGCGCATGGCACCGTCGAGTCTGCGCGTGTGATCACGGATAAGTTCACCGGGCAATCACGAGGCTTCGGCTTCGTCGAGATGGCCACACAGGAAGAAGCCAAGGCCGCGATTGCGGCATTGAACGGCTCCCAGATGGACGGCCGTCCCCTGACTGTCAATGAAGCCAAGCCCCAAGAGCCCCGCACCGGCGGCGGCGGCGGTGGCGGTGGTCGTTTTGGTAGCGGTGGCGGTGGTGGCGGTGGCGATCGCGGCGGTCGCAGCCGCTTCTAA
- a CDS encoding acyl-CoA desaturase — MNQTPPQRTTPRSPTIALTPTGMPIAISRRYNKIWTIILFCAIAMGAMIGVPLYGYLYHYTWLDWSLFGLLYVVSGLGITVGYHRLMAHRSFDCPNWVKGALLIAGAWALQNSAIKWASDHLRHHAHCDEEKDPYNAQLGFWHSHCGWLFTPDKYADPKYATRVANDPVAIWQHQHYPLLVLSGLAGTFLIGFLHNGLMGGVGCFLLAGLGRTFAVLNSTFCINSVCHLWGRQPHGTSDSSRDSWLVSLVTFGEGYHNYHHMYPTDFRNGPNWYHFDPSKWLILGLASLGLATSLRTGSYVEDPLARTN, encoded by the coding sequence ATGAATCAGACGCCCCCACAACGTACGACTCCTCGCTCACCGACGATCGCCCTCACCCCGACCGGCATGCCAATCGCGATCAGCCGACGCTACAACAAGATCTGGACCATCATCCTCTTTTGCGCCATTGCCATGGGTGCCATGATCGGGGTCCCGCTGTATGGATATCTCTATCACTATACCTGGCTAGACTGGTCGCTCTTTGGGCTGCTCTACGTCGTCAGCGGGCTGGGTATTACCGTCGGCTACCATCGACTAATGGCCCATCGCAGCTTCGATTGTCCCAACTGGGTCAAGGGTGCGCTCCTGATCGCAGGCGCCTGGGCCCTGCAAAACTCCGCCATCAAATGGGCCTCCGACCATCTACGCCACCACGCGCATTGCGACGAGGAGAAGGACCCCTACAATGCGCAGCTGGGATTCTGGCATAGCCACTGCGGATGGCTATTCACCCCTGACAAATACGCCGATCCCAAATATGCGACGCGCGTCGCAAACGACCCCGTTGCGATCTGGCAACATCAACATTACCCCCTCCTGGTCCTCTCAGGACTGGCAGGCACGTTCCTCATCGGCTTTCTTCACAACGGCCTCATGGGTGGAGTCGGCTGCTTTCTCCTTGCCGGCCTGGGCCGCACATTTGCCGTGCTGAATTCGACGTTCTGCATCAACTCCGTCTGCCACCTGTGGGGACGACAACCGCACGGCACCTCCGACTCCAGCCGGGATAGCTGGCTGGTCTCCCTCGTGACATTTGGCGAGGGGTACCATAACTACCATCACATGTATCCGACCGACTTCCGAAACGGTCCCAACTGGTACCACTTCGATCCCTCGAAATGGCTCATCCTCGGGCTCGCCTCACTGGGGCTTGCGACATCGCTGCGGACCGGCTCGTATGTCGAAGACCCGCTCGCTCGGACGAACTAA
- a CDS encoding ATPase, T2SS/T4P/T4SS family, with translation MQTKPVTQNLQGLQQEVAFAENVKRITDQILATSDLDHILLDLRKEILGLLDAEDLTIFAFDSDKKEIFSKVPHLDSVEEIRLPITEQSLAGLCAKYLRPVNIADAYDLAELQGVHPSLLHDTSYDKRTGFKTTQVLTYPIVAENKYLMGVLQLLNKKSGARFTRKDEESVAEISKALGIALFNLRKTTKKNPTKFDLLLTNNRITQQELDNALAEAKKGGSDFDSILIEKHKIPKLEIGKSLAQFYKCPYIEYSDRTIVDIELLKNLNVDYLKKNHWMPLKRDRTSIEILTDDPGDLDRVADIKRTFPGLTIRFAISLRRDIAQFLAAATGQGPGPGDPNSTRKLDENVSDILGELANEAQEEASEDAGGGLDENDNAIVRLANQIIADAYRQGASDIHVEPYGEKRETIVRFRVDGDCFEYMKIPPSYRRAIVSRLKIMASLDIAERRKPQDGKIKFKMSENKDIELRVATIPTAGFNEDVVMRLLAASEPLPLDKMEFSARNLAAIKEIAARPYGIILCVGPTGSGKTTTLHSVLGFINTPDLKIWTAEDPVEITQYGLRQVQVQPKIGFTFAAAMRAFLRADPDVIMVGEMRDKETAEIGIEASLTGHLVMSTLHTNSAVETVTRLLDMGCDSFSFADAMLGVLAQRLTRRICKDCKEQYVGTPEEYEEIRQGYGPEHWDKLGIPQDKTFLLARGKGCETCNRSGFKGRVALHELLLGSDGIKRLIQTKARTEEMVKAAIEDGMTTLLQDGVQKTLLGYTTLKEVKAVAIK, from the coding sequence ATGCAGACCAAGCCCGTCACCCAAAACCTTCAAGGGCTGCAACAGGAAGTGGCATTCGCCGAGAATGTCAAACGCATCACAGACCAAATCCTGGCGACCAGCGATCTTGACCATATCCTCCTCGACCTGCGTAAAGAAATACTCGGCCTCCTCGACGCCGAAGACCTGACGATCTTCGCCTTCGATTCGGACAAAAAAGAAATTTTCTCCAAGGTCCCGCACCTCGACAGCGTCGAGGAAATCCGTCTTCCCATCACGGAACAAAGCCTGGCCGGGCTCTGTGCAAAATATCTCCGCCCGGTAAACATCGCCGATGCCTATGATCTCGCGGAGCTGCAAGGCGTCCATCCCTCCCTCCTCCACGACACCTCCTATGACAAGCGAACCGGATTCAAAACGACGCAGGTCCTGACCTACCCGATTGTGGCGGAAAATAAGTATTTAATGGGCGTCCTCCAACTGCTCAACAAAAAGAGCGGCGCACGTTTCACCAGAAAAGACGAAGAATCCGTCGCGGAAATCTCGAAGGCCCTCGGCATCGCCCTCTTCAATCTCCGCAAGACCACAAAAAAGAACCCGACAAAATTCGATCTGCTGCTCACAAACAACCGCATCACCCAACAAGAATTGGACAACGCGCTGGCTGAAGCCAAAAAGGGCGGCTCAGACTTCGACAGCATCCTGATTGAGAAACATAAAATCCCAAAGCTGGAGATCGGCAAATCGCTCGCCCAGTTCTACAAATGTCCCTACATCGAGTACAGCGATCGCACGATCGTGGACATCGAACTCCTGAAAAATCTGAATGTCGACTATCTCAAGAAGAACCACTGGATGCCCCTCAAGCGGGACCGCACCTCCATCGAGATTTTAACGGATGACCCGGGCGATCTCGATCGCGTGGCCGACATTAAGCGGACCTTCCCCGGCCTCACCATTCGCTTTGCCATCAGCCTCCGTCGTGACATCGCTCAATTCCTCGCCGCCGCCACAGGACAGGGACCAGGACCGGGAGATCCCAACAGCACCAGAAAGCTGGATGAAAATGTTTCTGACATCCTCGGCGAACTAGCCAACGAGGCCCAAGAGGAGGCGTCGGAGGATGCCGGAGGCGGACTCGACGAAAACGACAATGCCATCGTGCGACTAGCCAACCAGATCATCGCCGATGCCTACCGACAGGGCGCCTCCGATATCCACGTCGAACCCTACGGTGAAAAGCGCGAGACCATCGTCCGGTTCCGGGTCGACGGCGACTGTTTCGAATACATGAAGATCCCCCCCAGCTATCGGCGCGCCATCGTCTCGCGTCTGAAAATTATGGCCAGCCTCGACATTGCCGAGCGCCGCAAACCTCAGGACGGCAAGATCAAATTCAAGATGTCGGAAAACAAAGATATTGAGTTGCGTGTCGCCACGATTCCGACCGCGGGATTTAACGAGGACGTGGTCATGCGTCTGCTCGCCGCCAGTGAGCCCTTGCCACTCGATAAAATGGAGTTTTCCGCACGGAATCTCGCCGCGATCAAGGAGATTGCGGCACGACCCTATGGCATCATTCTCTGCGTCGGGCCAACCGGATCGGGAAAAACCACGACGTTGCACTCCGTCCTCGGCTTCATTAATACGCCGGACCTTAAAATTTGGACAGCGGAAGATCCGGTCGAAATCACCCAGTACGGACTCCGCCAGGTTCAAGTGCAGCCGAAGATCGGCTTCACATTTGCCGCAGCCATGCGTGCGTTCCTACGAGCCGACCCCGACGTCATCATGGTCGGTGAAATGCGCGATAAAGAAACGGCTGAAATCGGCATCGAAGCCTCACTGACCGGCCACCTCGTCATGAGCACCCTCCACACTAATAGCGCCGTGGAAACCGTGACCCGGCTCCTCGACATGGGCTGCGACTCGTTTAGCTTTGCCGATGCCATGTTGGGAGTCCTGGCCCAGCGCCTCACTCGCCGAATCTGCAAAGACTGTAAGGAGCAGTATGTCGGGACACCGGAAGAATATGAAGAAATCCGCCAGGGCTATGGGCCGGAACATTGGGACAAACTCGGCATCCCTCAGGACAAGACCTTCCTCCTGGCTCGCGGAAAAGGATGCGAAACCTGCAATCGCTCTGGCTTTAAGGGGCGGGTCGCGCTGCACGAGCTGCTGCTGGGATCAGACGGAATCAAACGTTTAATTCAGACAAAAGCCCGCACGGAAGAGATGGTGAAAGCGGCTATTGAGGACGGCATGACGACCCTCCTGCAGGACGGAGTGCAAAAAACCCTCCTGGGTTATACCACACTCAAAGAAGTCAAAGCCGTGGCCATCAAATAA
- a CDS encoding DEAD/DEAH box helicase, giving the protein MDTSVHTSFHTLGLSEPLLRDLTAAGLLVPTPIQAQAIPPALEGRDVIGCAQTGTGKTAAFVVPMIERLSALPKGHPQALILAPTRELALQIFDSIEKLGRSHNISATVIVGGSDMQAQIRGLRQRPDILVATPGRLLDHMWNGTVNMLPIKILVLDEADRMLDMGFAPQINQILDALPLERQTLLFSATLPTDVTRLVQASLKDAVRVMVTPHSTTAEGVTQAVHYTTFHEKTNLLVSLLGVERGTVLVFARTKSRVDRLGQTLEQAGHRVAVIHGDRTLPQRLRALDGFKRGQVRILVATDVAARGIDVANIGHVVNYDLPNSPEDYIHRIGRTARMKMTGRATSFVTAEDHDQLRAIETLLGHAVPLAEGSPCPGDRSPSRGGADRSRGDRQRWGRPGEDRRQQQSGPAVPEGA; this is encoded by the coding sequence GTGGATACCTCTGTTCACACGAGTTTTCACACCCTTGGTTTGTCTGAGCCGCTGTTGCGGGATTTGACGGCAGCGGGTTTACTGGTTCCGACTCCCATTCAAGCGCAGGCCATTCCCCCAGCTCTTGAGGGCCGGGACGTCATTGGTTGCGCGCAAACCGGCACCGGGAAGACCGCGGCGTTTGTGGTGCCCATGATCGAACGGCTGTCGGCCCTGCCGAAAGGGCATCCGCAGGCGTTGATTCTTGCGCCGACCCGGGAATTGGCCTTGCAGATTTTCGATTCGATCGAGAAGCTGGGCCGGAGCCACAATATCTCCGCGACGGTCATTGTCGGGGGGAGCGATATGCAGGCGCAGATCAGGGGGTTGCGTCAGCGGCCCGACATCCTGGTCGCCACGCCGGGGCGCTTGCTGGACCATATGTGGAACGGGACGGTCAATATGCTTCCCATCAAGATTCTGGTGCTGGACGAAGCTGACCGTATGCTCGATATGGGCTTTGCGCCACAGATCAATCAGATCCTTGACGCCTTGCCGCTGGAGCGACAGACGTTGCTTTTTTCTGCCACCCTTCCGACCGATGTGACCCGTTTGGTTCAGGCGAGCTTGAAGGATGCGGTTCGTGTGATGGTGACGCCTCATTCGACGACGGCGGAAGGTGTCACGCAGGCGGTGCACTATACGACGTTCCATGAAAAGACGAATCTATTGGTGTCGTTGCTGGGGGTGGAGCGAGGAACGGTTCTCGTGTTCGCTCGGACCAAGAGCCGGGTCGATCGACTCGGTCAGACGTTGGAGCAGGCCGGTCACCGCGTTGCGGTCATCCACGGCGATCGAACGTTGCCGCAGCGCCTCCGCGCGCTCGACGGATTTAAGCGCGGGCAAGTGAGGATTCTCGTCGCAACGGACGTCGCAGCCCGCGGAATTGACGTGGCGAATATCGGCCATGTGGTGAATTACGACTTGCCGAACTCTCCGGAGGACTATATCCATCGTATTGGACGGACAGCCCGGATGAAGATGACCGGGCGAGCCACCAGTTTCGTGACGGCTGAGGATCATGATCAGCTGCGTGCGATCGAGACCCTGTTGGGGCATGCTGTGCCGTTGGCAGAGGGAAGCCCGTGCCCCGGTGATCGTTCCCCTTCGAGGGGAGGGGCTGATCGTTCCAGGGGCGATCGTCAGCGGTGGGGCCGTCCAGGCGAGGACCGACGCCAGCAACAGTCTGGCCCCGCCGTGCCTGAGGGAGCGTAG